The Puntigrus tetrazona isolate hp1 chromosome 16, ASM1883169v1, whole genome shotgun sequence genome includes a region encoding these proteins:
- the fhl3a gene encoding four and a half LIM domains protein 3: MSERFDCDNCKESLYGRKYIQAEDNPYCIPCYDSLFANTCDECKELIGHDSRELFYEDRHYHEHCFRCFRCDRSLADEPFTSQDDALLCNDCYCNEFSSKCVACDKTVMPGTRKLEYAGSTWHEGCFICNSCQQPIGSKSFIPDKDDHYCVPCYENKFAPRCTRCKQALAKGGVTYRDEPWHKECFVCTSCKVQLAGQHFTSRDDSPYCLKCFGNLYAKKCEACKKPITGFGGGKYISFEDRQWHQPCFTCSRCSVSLVGAGFFPEQDEILCRNCNGNL, from the exons ATGAGCGAACGCTTTGACTGTGACAACTGCAAGGAGTCCTTATACGGCAGGAAGTACATCCAGGCAGAGGACAACCCTTACTGCATCCCTTGCTACGACAGCCTGTTTGCCAACACCTGCGATGAGTGCAAAGAGCTGATTGGCCATGATTCAAGA GAGCTATTTTACGAGGACCGTCACTATCACGAGCACTGCTTCCGCTGTTTTCGCTGTGACCGTTCGCTGGCAGACGAGCCCTTCACCAGCCAGGACGATGCTCTTCTGTGCAATGACTGCTATTGCAACGAGTTCTCCTCCAAATGTGTGGCCTGCGATAAAACCGTCATGCCTG gaACCCGGAAGCTTGAGTATGCCGGCTCCACATGGCATGAGGGCTGTTTCATTTGCAACAGCTGCCAGCAGCCAATAGGCTCCAAGTCCTTCATTCCAGATAAAGATGACCACTATTGTGTACCCTGCTATGAGAACAAGTTTGCTCCGCGCTGTACTCGATGTAAACAG GCCTTGGCTAAAGGTGGTGTGACCTACAGGGATGAGCCATGGCATAAGGAGTGCTTTGTGTGCACAAGCTGTAAAGTCCAACTAGCTGGCCAACACTTCACCTCCCGCGATGACAGCCCATACTGCCTCAAATGTTTTGGCAATCTGTACGCCAAGAAgtgtgaagcctgcaaaaaacCTATTACAG gttttggTGGAGGAAAGTACATTTCATTTGAGGACCGGCAATGGCACCAGCCGTGCTTCACCTGTTCTCGTTGCTCCGTGTCGCTGGTGGGTGCAGGCTTCTTCCCCGAGCAAGATGAGATTCTCTGTCGCAACTGCAACGGCAACTTATAG